Proteins co-encoded in one Juglans regia cultivar Chandler chromosome 16, Walnut 2.0, whole genome shotgun sequence genomic window:
- the LOC109006564 gene encoding uncharacterized protein LOC109006564: METPNGTPKKKSVEHGQVMDGSDIMKLVGDDEVFSNFVDHKFQELDRDRDGKLSVKELQPAVADIGAALGLPAQGTASDSDHIYSEVLNEFTHGKQETVSKTEFKVVLSDILLGMAAGLKRDPIVILRIDGEDLLEFITGPTFEPEMVSIFSQIDSHNGSLRDSIIKAFEKLSVDQGMPPSLDSWVLENIVQPAFRSCACHDWDKPVSQETFLVEFKKVAERVAQHLKELPVIVAHSENTFDGSGVKRLLSNQFELDKILNATLENVPKDRSGKLSKEYLQVALDVVGPSAGLPPVGAVEEMDKVVGDVFKMMNVDDGKMVKEDEFKKLLTEILGGIMLQLEGNPISVSTNSVVHEPLASSSSLLQPSS; this comes from the exons ATGGAGACTCCTAATGGCACACCCAAGAAGAAAAGCGTAGAACACGGACAGGTTATGGATGGTTCGGATATAATGAAGTTGGTTGGGGACGACGAGGTGTTTAGCAATTTCGTGGACCATAAGTTCCAGGAGCTTGATAGGGATAGAGATGGGAAACTCTCTGTGAAGGAGCTTCAGCCTGCTGTGGCTGATATTGGTGCTGCTCTGGGTTTGCCAGCTCAGGGGACCGCTTCTGATTCCGATCACATTTATTCTGAG GTCTTGAATGAATTCACACATGGGAAACAAGAAACAGTGAGCAAGACTGAGTTCAAAGTGGTTCTTTCAGACATTCTTTTAGGCATGGCTGCCGGGTTGAAGCGGGATCCTATTGTGATACTCCGGATTGATGGTGAAGACCTTCTTGAATTCATCACTGGCCCCACTTTTGAACCAGAGATGGTATCCATATTTTCACAGATAGACTCACACAATGGATCCCTCCGAGACTCTATAATTAAGGCTTTTGAAAAACTTAGCGTGGATCAAGGGATGCCCCCTTCTTTGGATTCTTGG gTTTTGGAAAACATTGTGCAACCAGCATTTCGATCCTGTGCTTGTCATGATTGGGACAAACCTGTCTCTCAAGAAACATTCTTGGTGGAGTTTAAGAAAGTTGCAGAGCGTGTGGCTCAGCATCTCAAAGAGCTGCCTGTGATTGTCGCCCACAGTGAAAATACCTTTGATGGAAGTGGCGTTAAGAGATTATTATCGAACCAGTTTGAATTAGACAAG ATTTTGAATGCGACTTTAGAGAATGTTCCAAAAGATCGCAGTGGAAAACTGTCTAAGGAGTATCTGCAAGTGGCGTTGGATGTTGTGGGTCCATCAGCTGGTCTACCTCCAGTTGGTGCAGTTGAAGAG ATGGATAAGGTTGTTGGTGATGTGTTCAAGATGATGAATGTGGATGATGGGAAGATGGTTAAAGAAGATGAGTTCAAGAAATTATTGACTGAAATCCTGGGGGGTATCATGTTGCAACTGGAGGGCAATCCGATTTCAGTTTCTACAAATTCAGTCGTGCACGAGCCCCTTGCCTCCTCCTCTTCACTTTTGCAGCCATCTTCCTAG
- the LOC109006547 gene encoding pentatricopeptide repeat-containing protein MRL1, chloroplastic isoform X1 codes for MDMTLSCKPQTITLLTWNPLPSSSSSKLRSMRGEFLGYSHTLRPPSAAALRTQRKLSRVGLGLHSPRFLFRASLNSHSSFLVVVVVAAFTFSAVSVVFLKHYRRKKSDREVPRPPDFALFKVGQDVMNWIFESQILGFGELGEGEERKWFRHKIAVNSHASADREAPLLSQTSALMDGDVTVSKTSLPPGCDVLTTYNSINSLKSEENDVGVQSFSTAVFGSCALQPLTSTNEMATLQVEGSEEELVSSLELPTLMGNNIRLSAASVNINDAPAEVNECNEENVENGEEGKTISYNVFLGDSAREELYMFYEPNESVGKSKASSSASKSFSHHAYLLNGNKYSSLMRNTAPKKSELSTEISVQVAENVDGNVPVATYKEGLPYRRRDSGKGNGFPRDRKIRNLNKKIYQSLPLLAHPNGMIRNLNKKNYQSFHQFPHPNGMQVTDGKHPSEQLSAYNRLLRAGRLTECVELLEDMERNSLLDMNKVYHAKFFEKCKSQKAVNEAFRYTKLIPNPTLSTFNMLMSVCGSSQDSEGAFQVLRLVQEARFKVDCKLYTTLISTCAKSGKVDLMFEVFHEMVNAGVEPNVHTYGALIDGCARAGQVAKAFGAYGIMRSKNVKPDRVVFNALITACGQSGAVDRAFDVLAEMGAETQPIDPDHITIGALIRACANAGQVDRAQEVYEMIHQYNIKGTPEVYTIAVNCCSGDWGFACRVYDDMTRKGVVPDEMFLSVLIDAAGHAGKLDAAFEILENARDQGINIGIVSYSSLMGACSKAKNWQKALDLYEDLKSMKMRQTVSTVNALITALCDGDQLQKAMEVLSDMKGLGLSPNCITYSILLVASEKKDDLDAGLMLLSQAKRDRISLNLVMCRCIIGMCLRGFVKACTLGEPVVSFDSGRPQVDNKWTSVALMVYRDAMVAGVMPTMEVLSQVLGCLHLPYDVSLQDKLIENLGVSADISRCSNLYSLIDGFGEYDPRAFSVVEEAASLGIVPCVSLKSIPVVVDVRNLQIHTAEVYLLTVLKGLKHRLAAGAKLPNVTILLPLEKTQLLSPKGGDKTINLAGRVSQAVAALLRRLGLQYQGNESYGKIRINGLVLRRWFQPKLHVSPFMGKPGDWSSSQSRLGKGITHQQRDIRTGNLSSE; via the exons ATGGACATGACCTTATCTTGCAAACCCCAAACCATAACCCTGCTCACATGGAATCCACtcccttcttcctcctcttccaaGCTCCGATCCATGCGCGGGGAATTCCTTGGGTACTCCCACACTCTTAGGCCGCCATCAGCAGCAGCTCTTCGGACACAAAGAAAACTCTCGAGAGTAGGGCTTGGCCTCCATTCTCCGAGATTTCTCTTCAGAGCTTCTCTGAATTCTCACTCTTCGTTCCTCGTAGTCGTCGTTGTTGCCGCATTCACCTTCTCTGCCGTCTCTGTCGTCTTCTTGAAGCACTATAGAAGAAAGAAGAGTGATAGAGAG GTGCCAAGGCCTCCCGATTTTGCGTTATTTAAAGTAGGACAAGATGTTATGAACTGGATTTTTGAAAGTCAGATTCTTGGGTTTGGGGAGCTTGGtgagggagaagaaagaaaatggtttcGACATAAAATTGCAGTGAACAGCCATGCTTCTGCGGATAGAGAGGCTCCATTGCTATCTCAGACCTCTGCTTTGATGGATGGAGATGTTACTGTCAGTAAAACATCACTGCCACCTGGTTGTGACGTTCTCACAACATATAATTCTATTAATTCTTTGAAATCGGAAGAAAATGATGTTGGAGTTCAATCATTTTCCACAGCCGTCTTTGGCTCCTGTGCGCTTCAACCTCTCACTTCCACTAATGAAATGGCTACATTGCAAGTGGAAGGATCTGAAGAGGAACTAGTTTCTAGTTTGGAGTTGCCTACACTAATGGGTAATAATATCAGGCTTAGTGCTGCTTCTGTTAACATAAATGATGCACCTGCAGAAGTGAATGAATGCAAcgaagaaaatgttgaaaatggTGAAGAGGGCAAAACCATAAGCTATAATGTCTTTCTTGGAGATTCGGCTAGAGAAGAGCTTTACATGTTTTATGAACCAAACGAGTCCGTGGGAAAATCTAAAGCGAGTTCAAGTGCTTCAAAATCATTTTCTCATCATGCCTATCTTCTCAATGGAAATAAATATTCTTCATTGATGAGGAACACTGCACCAAAGAAATCGGAATTATCAACAGAGATTTCTGTTCAGGTTGCAG AAAATGTGGATGGAAATGTACCTGTTGCAACTTACAAAGAAGGGCTTCCCTACAGAAGAAGAGATTCTGGAAAAGGCAATGGATTTCCAAGGGACAGGAAGATtagaaatttgaataaaaaaatttatcaaagtTTGCCCCTGTTAGCCCACCCAAATGGGATGATTAGAAatctgaataaaaaaaattatcaaagttTTCACCAGTTCCCCCACCCAAATGGGATGCAAGTTACTGACGGAAAGCATCCTTCTGAACAACTTAGCGCTTACAATCGATTGCTAAGAGCTGGCAG GTTGACTGAGTGTGTGGAACTGCTTGAAGACATGGAAAGAAATTCTTTATTGGATATGAATAAG GTCTATCATGCAAAGTTTTTTGAAAAGTGCAAAAGTCAAAAGGCTGTTAATGAAGCTTTTCGTTACACCAAGCTGATTCCAAACCCAACATTGAGTACGTTTAATATGCTCATGTCTGTGTGTGGGAGTTCTCAGGATTCGGAAG GAGCTTTCCAAGTTCTGCGACTTGTCCAGGAGGCTAGATTCAAAGTGGATTGCAAACTTTACACTACTTTGATCTCGACCTGTGCTAAAAGTGGGAAAGTTGATCTGATGTTTGAA GTGTTTCATGAGATGGTTAATGCTGGAGTAGAACCAAATGTTCATACATATGGAGCCCTTATTGACGGTTGTGCCAGAGCAGGTCAAGTGGCTAAAGCATTTGGTGCTTATGGGATAATGAGGTCTAAG AACGTGAAGCCAGATCGAGTTGTGTTCAATGCACTTATTACTGCATGCGGTCAATCAGGGGCAGTGGATCGAGCTTTTGATGTGTTAGCTGAAATGGGGGCTGAGACACAGCCCATAGATCCTGATCACATCACTATCGGTGCTTTAATAAGGGCATGTGCAAATGCTGGTCAG GTTGATCGGGCACAAGAAGTATATGAGATGATTCATCAATATAACATTAAGGGCACTCCAGAGGTTTACACCATTGCTGTTAATTGTTGCAGTGGTGATTGGGGTTTTGCTTGCAGAGTATATGACGATATGACTAGGAAGGGTGTTGTCCCTGATGAG ATGTTTCTCAGTGTATTAATAGATGCTGCAGGGCATGCTGGAAAGCTGGATGCCGcctttgaaattttagaaaatgctAGGGATCAAGGAATAAACATTGGAATTGTATCATATAGCTCTTTGATGGGAGCCTGTAGCAAG GCCAAAAACTGGCAGAAAGCATTGGATCTATATGAGGACCTCAAATCTATGAAAATGAGGCAAACTGTTTCAACAGTGAATGCTTTGATCACTGCCCTGT GTGATGGAGATCAGTTACAGAAAGCTATGGAAGTTCTATCAGATATGAAGGGACTGGGCTTGTCCCCCAACTGCATCACCTATTCCATACTTCTAGTGGCAAGTGAAAA GAAGGATGATCTAGATGCAGGCCTCATGCTCCTCTCTCAAGCCAAAAGGGACAGAATTAGCCTCAATCTTGTTATGTGTAGATGCATAATTG GTATGTGCCTACGGGGATTTGTGAAGGCGTGTACACTTGGCGAACCTGTTGTGTCTTTTGACTCAGGACGGCCACAAGTTGACAATAAATG GACATCAGTGGCCTTAATGGTGTACCGTGATGCAATGGTTGCTGGTGTAATGCCTACCATGGAAGTTCTATCACAAGTTTTGGGATGCCTGCATCTTCCGTATGATGTGTCGTTGCAAGATAAACTCATTGAGAATCTAGGAGTGAGTGCTGACATATCAAGATGCTCAAACCTCTATTCATTAATAGATGGGTTTGGAGAATACGACCCTCGTGCCTTTTCCGTAGTTGAG GAAGCTGCTTCACTTGGAATTGTTCCATGTGTATCCTTAAAATCAATTCCTGTTGTTGTTGATGTAAGAAACTTGCAAATTCATACTGCTGAG GTCTACCTCTTAACTGTTTTGAAAGGTCTCAAGCATCGGCTTGCTGCTG GTGCAAAGTTACCGAACGTAACTATTTTACTGCCTTTGGAAAAGACACAACTTCTGTCTCCCAAGGGGGGGGATAAGACAATCAATCTTGCAGGAAG GGTTAGCCAGGCAGTTGCAGCATTACTAAGGAGACTTGGGTTACAGTACCAAGGGAATGAATCATACGGAAAAATCAGAATCAATGGGTTAGTCTTGAGAAGATGGTTTCAGCCAAAGCTTCATGTTTCTCCTTTCATGGGGAAACCAGGAGATTGGAGCTCATCCCAGTCACGACTTGGAAAAGGAATCACCCATCAGCAGCGTGACATTCGAACTGGAAATCTGTCCTCGGAGTAA
- the LOC109006547 gene encoding pentatricopeptide repeat-containing protein MRL1, chloroplastic isoform X2 has translation MFADSENVDGNVPVATYKEGLPYRRRDSGKGNGFPRDRKIRNLNKKIYQSLPLLAHPNGMIRNLNKKNYQSFHQFPHPNGMQVTDGKHPSEQLSAYNRLLRAGRLTECVELLEDMERNSLLDMNKVYHAKFFEKCKSQKAVNEAFRYTKLIPNPTLSTFNMLMSVCGSSQDSEGAFQVLRLVQEARFKVDCKLYTTLISTCAKSGKVDLMFEVFHEMVNAGVEPNVHTYGALIDGCARAGQVAKAFGAYGIMRSKNVKPDRVVFNALITACGQSGAVDRAFDVLAEMGAETQPIDPDHITIGALIRACANAGQVDRAQEVYEMIHQYNIKGTPEVYTIAVNCCSGDWGFACRVYDDMTRKGVVPDEMFLSVLIDAAGHAGKLDAAFEILENARDQGINIGIVSYSSLMGACSKAKNWQKALDLYEDLKSMKMRQTVSTVNALITALCDGDQLQKAMEVLSDMKGLGLSPNCITYSILLVASEKKDDLDAGLMLLSQAKRDRISLNLVMCRCIIGMCLRGFVKACTLGEPVVSFDSGRPQVDNKWTSVALMVYRDAMVAGVMPTMEVLSQVLGCLHLPYDVSLQDKLIENLGVSADISRCSNLYSLIDGFGEYDPRAFSVVEEAASLGIVPCVSLKSIPVVVDVRNLQIHTAEVYLLTVLKGLKHRLAAGAKLPNVTILLPLEKTQLLSPKGGDKTINLAGRVSQAVAALLRRLGLQYQGNESYGKIRINGLVLRRWFQPKLHVSPFMGKPGDWSSSQSRLGKGITHQQRDIRTGNLSSE, from the exons ATGTTTGCTGATTCAGAAAATGTGGATGGAAATGTACCTGTTGCAACTTACAAAGAAGGGCTTCCCTACAGAAGAAGAGATTCTGGAAAAGGCAATGGATTTCCAAGGGACAGGAAGATtagaaatttgaataaaaaaatttatcaaagtTTGCCCCTGTTAGCCCACCCAAATGGGATGATTAGAAatctgaataaaaaaaattatcaaagttTTCACCAGTTCCCCCACCCAAATGGGATGCAAGTTACTGACGGAAAGCATCCTTCTGAACAACTTAGCGCTTACAATCGATTGCTAAGAGCTGGCAG GTTGACTGAGTGTGTGGAACTGCTTGAAGACATGGAAAGAAATTCTTTATTGGATATGAATAAG GTCTATCATGCAAAGTTTTTTGAAAAGTGCAAAAGTCAAAAGGCTGTTAATGAAGCTTTTCGTTACACCAAGCTGATTCCAAACCCAACATTGAGTACGTTTAATATGCTCATGTCTGTGTGTGGGAGTTCTCAGGATTCGGAAG GAGCTTTCCAAGTTCTGCGACTTGTCCAGGAGGCTAGATTCAAAGTGGATTGCAAACTTTACACTACTTTGATCTCGACCTGTGCTAAAAGTGGGAAAGTTGATCTGATGTTTGAA GTGTTTCATGAGATGGTTAATGCTGGAGTAGAACCAAATGTTCATACATATGGAGCCCTTATTGACGGTTGTGCCAGAGCAGGTCAAGTGGCTAAAGCATTTGGTGCTTATGGGATAATGAGGTCTAAG AACGTGAAGCCAGATCGAGTTGTGTTCAATGCACTTATTACTGCATGCGGTCAATCAGGGGCAGTGGATCGAGCTTTTGATGTGTTAGCTGAAATGGGGGCTGAGACACAGCCCATAGATCCTGATCACATCACTATCGGTGCTTTAATAAGGGCATGTGCAAATGCTGGTCAG GTTGATCGGGCACAAGAAGTATATGAGATGATTCATCAATATAACATTAAGGGCACTCCAGAGGTTTACACCATTGCTGTTAATTGTTGCAGTGGTGATTGGGGTTTTGCTTGCAGAGTATATGACGATATGACTAGGAAGGGTGTTGTCCCTGATGAG ATGTTTCTCAGTGTATTAATAGATGCTGCAGGGCATGCTGGAAAGCTGGATGCCGcctttgaaattttagaaaatgctAGGGATCAAGGAATAAACATTGGAATTGTATCATATAGCTCTTTGATGGGAGCCTGTAGCAAG GCCAAAAACTGGCAGAAAGCATTGGATCTATATGAGGACCTCAAATCTATGAAAATGAGGCAAACTGTTTCAACAGTGAATGCTTTGATCACTGCCCTGT GTGATGGAGATCAGTTACAGAAAGCTATGGAAGTTCTATCAGATATGAAGGGACTGGGCTTGTCCCCCAACTGCATCACCTATTCCATACTTCTAGTGGCAAGTGAAAA GAAGGATGATCTAGATGCAGGCCTCATGCTCCTCTCTCAAGCCAAAAGGGACAGAATTAGCCTCAATCTTGTTATGTGTAGATGCATAATTG GTATGTGCCTACGGGGATTTGTGAAGGCGTGTACACTTGGCGAACCTGTTGTGTCTTTTGACTCAGGACGGCCACAAGTTGACAATAAATG GACATCAGTGGCCTTAATGGTGTACCGTGATGCAATGGTTGCTGGTGTAATGCCTACCATGGAAGTTCTATCACAAGTTTTGGGATGCCTGCATCTTCCGTATGATGTGTCGTTGCAAGATAAACTCATTGAGAATCTAGGAGTGAGTGCTGACATATCAAGATGCTCAAACCTCTATTCATTAATAGATGGGTTTGGAGAATACGACCCTCGTGCCTTTTCCGTAGTTGAG GAAGCTGCTTCACTTGGAATTGTTCCATGTGTATCCTTAAAATCAATTCCTGTTGTTGTTGATGTAAGAAACTTGCAAATTCATACTGCTGAG GTCTACCTCTTAACTGTTTTGAAAGGTCTCAAGCATCGGCTTGCTGCTG GTGCAAAGTTACCGAACGTAACTATTTTACTGCCTTTGGAAAAGACACAACTTCTGTCTCCCAAGGGGGGGGATAAGACAATCAATCTTGCAGGAAG GGTTAGCCAGGCAGTTGCAGCATTACTAAGGAGACTTGGGTTACAGTACCAAGGGAATGAATCATACGGAAAAATCAGAATCAATGGGTTAGTCTTGAGAAGATGGTTTCAGCCAAAGCTTCATGTTTCTCCTTTCATGGGGAAACCAGGAGATTGGAGCTCATCCCAGTCACGACTTGGAAAAGGAATCACCCATCAGCAGCGTGACATTCGAACTGGAAATCTGTCCTCGGAGTAA
- the LOC109006561 gene encoding auxin-responsive protein SAUR23-like produces the protein MGMRLPSMLSNAKQLLKLHSMQTRNQSGVPKGHIAVYVGEIQRKRFVIPISYLNHPSFQDLLSRAEEELGFNHPMGGLTIPCKEDAFIDLTSQLHAS, from the coding sequence ATGGGTATGCGTCTGCCATCCATGCTTTCCAATGCCAAGCAGCTTCTCAAACTGCACTCGATGCAGACCAGAAATCAGTCAGGCGTTCCAAAAGGCCATATTGCAGTCTATGTGGGAGAGATCCAAAGAAAGAGGTTTGTGATTCCCATATCATACTTGAACCATCCTTCATTCCAAGACCTGCTTAGCCGAGCTGAGGAAGAGTTAGGATTCAATCATCCAATGGGTGGCCTTACCATTCCATGCAAGGAAGATGCCTTCATCGATCTCACTTCCCAGTTGCATGCCTCGTGA
- the LOC109006552 gene encoding auxin-responsive protein SAUR21-like: MGISLLEAILHSKQIIQSTVLIDVPKGHFAIYVGEKERKMKKRFVVPISYLKHLLFQDLLFKAAEEFGFDHQMGGLTIPCAEEDFINLTSRLNSSIRS, from the exons ATGGGTATTAGTCTGCTGGAGGCGATTCTTCATTCTAAGCAAATTATTCAAAG TACGGTACTAATCGATGTTCCAAAAGGCCATTTTGCCATATAcgtgggagagaaagagaggaaaatgaagaagCGCTTCGTGGTTCCAATATCCTACTTAAAGCATCTTTTGTTCCAAGACTTGTTGTTTAAAGCTGCGGAAGAGTTTGGCTTCGATCACCAAATGGGAGGCCTCACAATTCCTTGTGCCGAAGAGGATTTCATCAATCTCACCTCTCGTTTAAATAGCTCCATTAGAAGCTAA
- the LOC109006556 gene encoding auxin-induced protein 15A-like, with protein MGIRLMGIAHAKQKLRRSLSARMGMFSATSSDVPKGHFAVYVGEFTHKKRFVIPLSFLNHPLFQDLLDRAEEEFGYDHPTGSLTIPCSEEFFTSLTSALNCS; from the coding sequence ATGGGTATCCGATTAATGGGGATAGCGCATGCGAAACAAAAGCTCAGGCGATCTCTTTCGGCAAGAATGGGAATGTTTTCAGCCACTAGTAGTGATGTTCCAAAAGGCCATTTTGCAGTTTATGTCGGAGAGTTTACTCACAAGAAGAGGTTTGTAATCCCATTATCTTTCTTGAACCATCCTCTATTCCAAGACTTGCTCGACCGGGCCGAGGAAGAATTTGGATACGATCATCCTACGGGCAGTCTCACTATTCCTTGCAGTGAAGAATTCTTCACTAGTTTAACTTCAGCTCTAAATTGctcataa